A window of Tautonia plasticadhaerens contains these coding sequences:
- a CDS encoding WD40 repeat domain-containing protein: MARADRRGGSPPGKLLIRPDGGLIIATAEGAAQFAYLDPRAGGPLDDSGRVLGGGPAMSRFLPDGRLFVVREAKGEGLEITLWDSEGRRRLAGPWTSPLGIVTVSPDGRSYYKVSSNERSGRFWIKQFDMATGRAVGIPTEIPATRQGPLWTPDGRVALLVNGVGRVRVYLPIDATVPDPFRPLDEGAVAVSPTGRWFAVARTDHLAVFEPGDDWTDTVAQLAVGPSAAVGENEAPRIAASPDRTTELLPLCAEPGAVEIVLREADSGRPIGPGLRIPVEGDAPPITAAFSPSGRLVAVASGMTTRLLDARSGASIGPPLAHDDTATCLAFSPDGDMLAVGNPGGGVSLWDVEAGRPARAPLALPGAVREVVFFPGGRLAIRSDSARPGVEVVRLWDAGGGRPIGPEIVLDGDDDIVYSPDGDRIMRLSKNTVRFVETQTGRAAGEPHQLFREHIRRSQGVSTAAFAGDRLGVIGTGKGTIRLFDATTGRPIPGMAMSHPGRAPVLGLAVSPDGRSALTGHLDGTACLWDLTTSRAMGPPVRACREVVAVAFSPDGRWAMLVSPRGRTWRWPVPGPVDVDPDRLALQLELETGVRLAPGPTAVELTERQWLERRDRLLSMGADPSSPLVPRPDDLEWHAFRAFEAEEVEAIETAAWHLEVLSRLRPGDWTIPARIGAMLADAGRPGRASAVCDWAEADAEAGEVASWYRLRALEALASRRFEAARRDLDRALARVPDDARALADRALSRSALGDDAGADADTARAVALAEDGDLLVVLGSRLAAAGRWEEARVPFARAVATAPMTLLDRERAALALLRAGDSEAFRLLVDRLIEALREPPASPTRLLVEARPGLLGPTNPEQAGRIAAILDRECDRLARRPDVPAELRHSIHSAAGAAMYRAGRHAEAVDRLEEGIAARGGNIQPWDDAFLALAHQTLGHRDEAMHHLDRLADVAPRQNFWEALEYRLLRREAESVIRPDLGFPGDPFDRD; the protein is encoded by the coding sequence GTGGCACGTGCCGACCGACGGGGGGGGTCCCCCCCTGGGAAGCTCCTCATCCGGCCGGACGGCGGCCTCATAATCGCCACTGCGGAGGGGGCGGCCCAGTTCGCCTACCTCGACCCCAGGGCCGGGGGGCCGCTGGACGACTCGGGGCGGGTCCTGGGCGGCGGGCCGGCCATGAGCCGCTTCCTCCCGGACGGCCGCCTGTTCGTCGTCAGGGAGGCGAAGGGCGAGGGGCTTGAGATCACGCTCTGGGATTCGGAGGGGCGGAGACGGCTGGCCGGCCCGTGGACCAGTCCGCTGGGGATCGTCACCGTGAGCCCCGACGGGCGGTCCTATTACAAGGTCTCCAGCAACGAGCGTTCCGGGCGGTTCTGGATCAAGCAGTTCGACATGGCCACTGGACGGGCCGTCGGCATCCCGACCGAGATCCCCGCCACGCGACAGGGCCCGCTCTGGACCCCCGACGGCCGGGTTGCGTTGCTGGTGAACGGCGTCGGCCGCGTCCGCGTCTACTTGCCGATCGACGCGACCGTCCCCGACCCCTTCCGGCCGCTCGACGAAGGGGCGGTCGCCGTCAGCCCGACCGGGCGCTGGTTCGCGGTCGCCCGGACGGATCACCTGGCCGTCTTCGAACCCGGCGACGACTGGACGGACACGGTCGCGCAGCTGGCGGTCGGGCCGTCGGCGGCGGTCGGCGAGAACGAGGCGCCTCGGATCGCCGCCAGCCCCGACCGGACGACGGAACTCCTGCCGCTCTGCGCCGAGCCGGGCGCCGTCGAGATCGTGCTGCGGGAGGCAGACTCGGGCCGCCCGATCGGGCCGGGCCTCCGGATCCCGGTCGAGGGGGACGCCCCCCCGATCACGGCGGCCTTCAGCCCCTCGGGACGGCTGGTGGCGGTGGCCTCGGGCATGACGACCCGGTTGCTGGACGCCCGTTCCGGCGCGTCGATCGGCCCGCCGCTGGCCCACGACGACACGGCGACTTGCCTTGCCTTCAGCCCCGACGGCGACATGCTGGCAGTCGGCAACCCGGGCGGCGGGGTCAGCCTCTGGGACGTGGAGGCGGGCCGGCCGGCGCGAGCCCCCCTGGCCCTTCCGGGTGCCGTCCGGGAGGTCGTGTTCTTCCCCGGCGGTCGCCTCGCCATCCGCAGCGACTCCGCCCGGCCCGGCGTCGAGGTGGTCCGCCTCTGGGACGCGGGGGGCGGGCGGCCGATCGGCCCGGAGATCGTCCTCGATGGCGACGACGACATCGTCTACAGCCCGGACGGCGACCGAATCATGCGACTGAGCAAGAACACCGTCCGGTTCGTGGAGACGCAGACCGGACGGGCCGCCGGCGAGCCGCACCAGCTCTTCCGCGAGCACATCCGGCGATCGCAGGGGGTCAGCACCGCGGCCTTCGCGGGCGACCGCCTGGGGGTGATCGGCACCGGCAAGGGGACCATCCGGCTGTTCGACGCGACGACCGGCCGGCCGATCCCCGGCATGGCGATGAGCCACCCGGGCCGGGCCCCCGTCCTCGGGCTGGCCGTCTCCCCCGACGGCCGATCCGCCCTGACCGGCCACCTCGACGGGACCGCCTGCCTGTGGGACCTGACCACGTCCAGGGCGATGGGGCCCCCGGTTCGGGCCTGCCGTGAGGTCGTCGCCGTGGCCTTCTCGCCCGACGGCCGCTGGGCGATGCTCGTGTCCCCCCGGGGCCGGACCTGGCGTTGGCCCGTCCCGGGGCCAGTCGACGTCGACCCGGATCGGCTCGCCCTTCAACTGGAGCTCGAGACCGGCGTGCGGCTCGCCCCCGGCCCGACCGCCGTCGAGCTCACCGAGCGACAGTGGCTCGAGCGCCGGGATCGGCTCCTGTCCATGGGCGCGGACCCGTCCTCCCCGCTCGTCCCGAGGCCCGACGACCTCGAGTGGCACGCCTTCCGCGCCTTCGAGGCCGAGGAGGTCGAAGCGATCGAAACGGCGGCGTGGCACCTGGAGGTCCTGTCCCGGCTCCGTCCCGGGGACTGGACGATCCCGGCCCGCATCGGGGCGATGCTGGCCGACGCCGGCCGGCCGGGCCGGGCCTCGGCGGTGTGCGACTGGGCGGAGGCGGACGCCGAGGCCGGGGAGGTCGCTTCCTGGTATCGCCTCCGGGCCTTGGAGGCCCTGGCGAGCCGCCGATTCGAGGCCGCCCGCCGCGACCTCGACCGGGCCCTGGCCCGGGTCCCGGACGACGCCCGAGCCCTGGCCGACCGCGCCCTCTCCCGATCGGCGCTGGGGGACGACGCCGGGGCCGACGCCGACACCGCCCGCGCCGTCGCCCTTGCCGAAGACGGCGACCTCCTCGTTGTGCTGGGTTCCCGGCTCGCGGCGGCGGGACGCTGGGAAGAGGCCCGGGTGCCCTTCGCCCGGGCCGTCGCCACGGCCCCGATGACCCTCCTCGATCGGGAGCGGGCGGCGCTCGCGCTGCTCCGAGCCGGGGACAGTGAGGCCTTCCGCCTCCTCGTCGATCGCCTGATCGAGGCCCTGCGAGAGCCGCCGGCCTCGCCGACACGTCTCCTGGTCGAAGCCAGGCCGGGGCTACTGGGCCCGACGAACCCGGAGCAGGCCGGCCGCATCGCCGCGATCCTGGATCGCGAGTGCGACCGCCTCGCCCGTCGGCCCGATGTCCCGGCCGAACTGAGGCACTCGATCCACTCGGCTGCTGGGGCCGCGATGTACCGTGCCGGGCGCCATGCCGAGGCCGTCGACCGGCTGGAGGAGGGGATCGCCGCCCGAGGGGGCAACATCCAGCCCTGGGACGACGCCTTCCTGGCCCTGGCCCATCAGACCCTCGGCCACCGCGACGAGGCCATGCACCACCTCGATCGCCTAGCCGACGTCGCGCCCCGCCAGAACTTCTGGGAGGCCCTCGAATATCGCCTGCTCCGCCGGGAGGCGGAGTCCGTCATCCGTCCCGATCTCGGGTTCCCCGGAGATCCCTTCGACCGCGACTGA
- a CDS encoding serine/threonine-protein kinase encodes MPGRPDSSAVLPGGSQLSSALHKHRPFYRSVAHVGLQASQALAYAHARGILHRDIKPSNLLLDADGVVWVADFGLAKADDDGLTRTGDLLGTPRYMAPERFRGEGDARADLYALGLTLYELLTLRPAFESSDRLRLIERIKSEEPTRPRSLDARIPRDLETILAKATEKDPRRRYGSADELAEDLRRFLGGEPIRARRVGEAEKAWKWARRRPALSATLALLAASMVAGSAISVSFAIRANRNAMQATERALATRLAQAEAEEALDRAERVERAARLQSAGLLIDHGLGMAGRGEVGTGLLWMLEALRTAPADDVDLRRVIGVNLAAWGRRLTRLRAVIPCESVVQGVAIRPDGLMIASGHADDRVRRWNPLTGREIGPPLGEAGHRGGPFAVHFSPDGGTLFAAHADRIQRYDPATGEPIGRRWHVPTDGGGPPLGSSSSGRTAAS; translated from the coding sequence GTGCCCGGACGGCCCGACTCCTCGGCCGTGCTCCCGGGAGGGTCGCAGCTCTCGTCGGCCCTGCACAAGCACCGCCCATTTTACCGGAGCGTCGCCCACGTCGGCCTCCAGGCCTCCCAGGCCCTGGCGTACGCCCACGCCCGGGGCATCCTGCACCGCGACATCAAACCGTCGAACCTGCTGCTGGACGCCGACGGCGTCGTCTGGGTCGCCGACTTCGGCCTGGCCAAGGCCGACGACGACGGCCTGACCCGCACCGGCGACCTGCTGGGGACGCCCCGCTACATGGCCCCCGAACGATTCCGCGGCGAGGGGGACGCCCGCGCCGACCTCTACGCGCTGGGCCTGACCCTGTACGAGCTGCTGACGCTCCGACCGGCCTTCGAGTCGTCCGACCGCCTGCGGCTGATCGAGCGGATCAAGTCCGAGGAGCCGACGCGGCCCCGGTCGCTCGACGCGCGGATCCCGCGCGACCTGGAGACGATCCTCGCCAAGGCGACCGAGAAGGACCCGCGCCGGCGCTACGGCTCGGCCGACGAGCTGGCCGAGGACCTGCGTCGCTTCCTCGGCGGCGAGCCGATCCGGGCTCGGCGGGTCGGCGAGGCCGAGAAGGCATGGAAGTGGGCCCGGCGCCGGCCGGCTCTGTCGGCCACACTCGCCCTGCTGGCGGCCTCGATGGTCGCCGGCTCCGCAATCTCGGTCTCCTTCGCGATCCGCGCGAACAGGAACGCCATGCAGGCCACCGAGCGGGCCTTGGCCACCCGGCTCGCCCAGGCGGAGGCCGAGGAGGCCCTAGACCGCGCCGAGCGAGTCGAGCGGGCTGCCCGGCTCCAGTCGGCCGGCTTGCTGATCGACCACGGCCTGGGGATGGCGGGACGAGGCGAGGTCGGGACCGGCCTGCTCTGGATGCTGGAGGCGTTGCGCACCGCCCCGGCGGACGACGTCGACCTCCGCCGGGTGATCGGGGTCAACCTGGCCGCCTGGGGCCGGAGATTGACCCGGCTGAGGGCAGTCATACCCTGCGAGTCGGTCGTGCAGGGTGTCGCCATCCGGCCGGACGGATTGATGATCGCATCCGGGCACGCCGACGATCGCGTCCGCCGCTGGAACCCCCTCACCGGCCGGGAGATCGGCCCTCCCCTGGGTGAGGCCGGCCACCGGGGAGGCCCCTTTGCCGTCCACTTCAGCCCCGACGGGGGGACCCTCTTCGCGGCACACGCCGATCGGATCCAGCGCTACGATCCGGCGACCGGCGAGCCGATCGGCCGGCGGTGGCACGTGCCGACCGACGGGGGGGGTCCCCCCCTGGGAAGCTCCTCATCCGGCCGGACGGCGGCCTCATAA
- a CDS encoding protein kinase domain-containing protein has translation MASSSYSDSGPYTLIDRLAEEFAERFRRGERPSLKEYIDRHPDLAGEILELFPALARLGQAEEQLRREESDDAPRPALHRLGDYRIVREIGRGGMGVVFEAEQVSLGRRVALKILPHHALHDRTSAERFRREARSAARLHHTNIVPVFEVGQDGDINFYAMQLIRGQGLDAVIAELRRLRALPPSGGPAPSIPAAQSAIVGPPAGGGRCPGPRRPR, from the coding sequence ATGGCCTCGTCCTCGTATTCCGACTCCGGGCCGTACACGCTGATCGATCGGCTGGCCGAGGAGTTCGCCGAGCGTTTCCGACGCGGCGAGCGGCCCTCCCTGAAGGAGTACATCGACCGTCATCCCGACCTGGCCGGCGAGATCCTGGAGCTGTTCCCGGCCCTGGCCCGGCTCGGGCAGGCCGAGGAGCAGTTGCGTCGGGAAGAGTCCGACGACGCCCCGCGTCCGGCCTTGCACCGGCTCGGCGACTACCGGATCGTCCGCGAGATCGGCCGGGGCGGGATGGGGGTCGTCTTCGAGGCCGAGCAGGTCTCGCTGGGGCGACGAGTGGCGTTGAAGATCCTGCCGCACCATGCCTTGCATGACCGGACCTCGGCCGAGCGATTTCGTCGCGAGGCCCGGTCGGCGGCCCGGTTGCACCACACCAACATCGTCCCGGTCTTCGAGGTGGGCCAGGATGGGGATATCAACTTCTACGCGATGCAGCTGATCCGGGGTCAGGGGCTCGACGCGGTGATCGCGGAGCTACGCCGGCTCCGGGCTCTCCCCCCCTCCGGCGGGCCGGCCCCATCAATCCCGGCCGCCCAGTCGGCGATCGTCGGCCCCCCGGCCGGGGGGGGACGCTGCCCGGGCCCCCGACGGCCGAGGTGA
- a CDS encoding sigma-70 family RNA polymerase sigma factor: MSRSPTESECLAERLLAGDRGAAEALFVRHRKRLRAMVDLRLDWVLRGRVDASDVLQDAYLDVARRLDDYLLDPKIPPFLWLRLIVGERLISLHRHHLGAQMRDPAREVSLYRGAMPEASSAALASRLMGELTSPSEAAIRAERTLKLQEALNALDPIDREVLSLRHFEQLTRGETAQVLGITESAAAKRYVRALKRLKATLADLNGGLEGI; encoded by the coding sequence ATGAGTCGATCGCCGACCGAATCCGAATGCCTCGCCGAGCGGTTGCTCGCGGGCGACCGCGGCGCCGCCGAGGCCCTCTTCGTCCGCCATCGCAAGCGGCTGCGGGCCATGGTCGATCTCCGCCTAGATTGGGTGCTCCGCGGTCGGGTCGACGCCTCGGACGTCCTGCAGGACGCCTACCTCGACGTGGCCCGCCGGCTCGACGACTACCTGCTCGACCCGAAAATCCCGCCGTTCCTCTGGTTGCGATTGATCGTCGGAGAGCGGCTGATCTCCCTGCATCGGCATCACCTCGGGGCGCAGATGCGTGACCCGGCCCGCGAGGTCTCGCTCTACCGCGGCGCCATGCCCGAGGCCAGCTCGGCGGCCCTCGCATCCCGGCTGATGGGAGAACTGACCTCCCCCAGCGAGGCCGCCATCCGGGCCGAGCGGACCCTCAAGCTGCAGGAGGCCCTCAACGCCCTCGACCCGATCGACCGGGAAGTCCTGTCCCTGCGTCACTTCGAGCAGCTCACGCGGGGAGAGACGGCGCAGGTGCTCGGCATCACCGAGTCGGCGGCAGCCAAGCGGTATGTTCGCGCCCTGAAGCGGCTGAAGGCGACCCTGGCGGACTTGAACGGGGGATTGGAGGGGATCTGA
- a CDS encoding helix-turn-helix domain-containing protein: MKKYIVTLTAEERQGPSDLIAAGKAAAPKLAHARILLKADTAESGPAWPDGRIAEAIEVSVATVERVRQRFVEQGLEAALARKKQARPSRERALDGRAEARLIALACSQPPDGRKAWTMRLLADKLIELEVVPSISDETVRRSAAYHGFRGALRSPPSEAEISRFWSQSG, from the coding sequence ATGAAGAAGTACATCGTCACGCTGACGGCCGAGGAGCGTCAGGGCCCCTCCGACCTCATCGCCGCCGGCAAGGCCGCCGCCCCGAAGCTGGCCCACGCCCGCATCCTGCTCAAGGCCGACACCGCCGAGAGCGGGCCCGCCTGGCCCGACGGCCGGATCGCCGAGGCCATCGAGGTCAGCGTCGCCACCGTCGAGCGGGTCCGCCAGCGGTTCGTCGAGCAGGGGCTGGAAGCGGCCTTGGCCCGTAAGAAGCAGGCCCGCCCCAGCCGGGAGCGGGCCCTGGACGGGCGGGCCGAGGCCAGGCTGATCGCCCTGGCCTGCTCGCAGCCGCCGGACGGCCGCAAGGCCTGGACGATGCGGCTCTTGGCCGACAAGCTCATCGAGCTGGAGGTCGTCCCTTCGATCTCCGACGAGACGGTACGGCGTTCTGCTGCTTATCACGGATTTCGGGGAGCCCTGCGATCCCCTCCGAGTGAGGCCGAGATCAGCAGGTTCTGGAGCCAGTCGGGGTGA